CATAATAGAGGAGAAACCTGACTTGGCAATATATAAACACTCCGCGGAAGCCCCAAGGGTTGCATTTGGACTCCAGATACCCAGCATAGGCTTCATTGACAACGAGACCGCTGTAGGTCAAAACAAGCTTATAGCCCCGTTCACAAGGCTACTCCTTTATCCCAAGGCGATTGACGCCTACGAACTCATTAAATGTGGTGCTGATCCAAACGGCATGAGACCCGTTAACGGTTTCTCGGAGCTAGCTCACCTCTACGGTTTTAAGCCCGAAAGAAAGGTTCTAAAAGAGCTTGACCTGAAGCGCAACGGGTACATCGTCATGCGCACTGAACCCATAAAGGCCAACTACTTTAACGGTGACATAAAGAGTATTCTTGAGGACATCATACCCCTTCTTCCGGACTTCCCCATAGTCCTGTTCCCGAGGACTGAAGAACAACGGAAGCGCTTTGAACGCTTTGACAACGTTATAATGCCGGAAAAGCCTGTGGACAGCTTGAGTCTTATTTACTACGCTAGGCTGATGATTGGAGCCGGTGGAACAATGAACAGGGAAGCAATAGCACTCGGAACTCCAACGATCTCTACTTACCCCGGAAAAGTTCTCGCAGTTACCAGGTGGCTTGTTGAGCTTGGAGTAAAGTTCCACTCAACGGATCCACTGGAAGTTGCCAGAATGGCAGAGCGCATGATAGAGATGAACGGGAGTTATAGAAACTACATCAGGAGCGTTGTTTCGGGACTTGAGAACCCAATGGAAGTAATCCTGAAGGAGATAGAGGCCTACGAAACAGAGGGGACTTTCCTCGTCTCACCCGAGGTTGGCAACGTTGGGAGTTACATAAGCCTCGATAAACGCGGCGATTAAGAGCATCACCAGTACGACGAGATACAACCTTAACGCCCGCAGGGCGCCCTCCTTGAAGCCTTTTCCTTTGTCTTCTTCATCTATAATCCTGCGGTACCAGCACATACCAGCCGCCCCGGCCAGGAGTATCGCTGGGACTTCTATAATCCCGTGGGGCACCAGGCCTAAAATGAGAGTTTTCACTGGGATCCCCCTTTCTTTGAGCACGCCAACTACAAGTCCGACTATGAACCCGTTGGCAAAGATCACAAAGCCAGAGCCCACTCCAAAGAAGAGTCCAGCTACAATCACGAGAAGTGCAACCTTGGCGTTGTTGAGGAATATCTTTACAAAATTTTTGAATGGGTCATCTGAGATGCCCCCAAACTGCCTGGCTAGTCTTTCCATATACTCAATAGCCGCTCCAGGTCGGGTCTTTGAATAAGCCAGACCAACAGCTATGCCGACGAAGAACACCGCCAGAAGGTAAAGGAAGTACCTGGAGATTCTGCTCAAGGACTTCACCCTTCGAGGGCTTTTTTCAATGCTATCTTAAAGTCTTCAACGTTTATATAGGGCATCTCGACATCGAGCCTCATGGCGAAGAACTCATCTATTATCCCCTCTAGCTCATCAAGCCTGTGGCCTTCAAGCCTGCTCTCAAGCTCCTGAACTGCCTCTTCTGGGTGGATGAAGAAATCCCCTGTTATCCTAACGTGTTCGGCTCTCCCGTCCTTCTCGTCAAACTCTATCCTTATTAGGCCCTTTCTAGCCTTGTGTTCGCCAATGTGGTGTTTCATACCCATCCCCTTAGTAAGCTCGCAGAAGAAGTTTTTAAATGTTAGTCATGTTCTCTGAGCTCGACATTGCTCGCCCATCGTAGAAAACTCTCAGCTTCATCGGCGTATTCCAGGTGTACCCTGCTGTTATAGATACCGACAGGCGCCCGAAGGTGTGCTTTCCTCCAGATATCTCAAGAGCGTCGTTGGGGTACGCTATGAGGGCCACCACCAGGGTCTTTCCGCGCCACACTTTACGTGCCCTTACGTACACCGTCAGTTCTTCTTTTGTAGTGCTCCCGCCGAAGACCCCAGGGAGCTCCAGAGGGAACGAGAACCGCCACACAACGTCCTCTCCAGAGGCGTACTTTTCCAGAGGTTTCAGTCCCAGTTCCTCCGCCATAGAAAAAACTTCATCCTCAATGAGCCTCCCGACTTCTTCTTCCACCTTTCCACGGACCAGAGGAAGAATCGTTGAAGGAACGGGGGAGAGACCAACAACCGCTACGTACCCCACAACCCCGTCTTCCAGCGAAACACCCACACCGGCCAGCCTTGATAGGTTCTCCATGTCGCGGACAAATCCCGCGTACGAGTACTCCGTTATGGTGTACCTCACCTCTATGGGGCCGTAGGATATGGTATTAACCTGTGTTCCTTTGGAGTTCCATCCTACGGGAGCCGAGAACGGCACAAGGGTTTGGGGTTCATCCATTGTGACCACCGTTAGGAGGGAAAACAGCGCAACCACCGCAATAATGGCACCGACGATTTTCAGAGCTCTCATTTGACCACCTCCGCCACGCTCTCCGCGTCGGATACCAGGGAACCATCGTAGAGGTTCCAGTTAATTTTCACTTCGACCTCAACGAAGTCGAGGGGGCGGAGTACAACCTTTCTATGGTAGTCCTGAGGAACGGCGATTATAACGATGCCGTAGCCGTCGGTTGATTCGATGAGGTACTCATGTATATCCACTTTCACGTTTCCCAGCTCGACGGTGCCGTACTGGGTTCTGAAAGTTCCCACAGGGTATTCTGCGTACAGTTTTTTGACCATCATACCGTTAATTTCCTGCCACTCCCCTTCTGAGACCACCGAGAGTCCCATCTTACCTAGCATCTTCTCGACTTCCGAATCCAGGGTATCCTTTATCTCCTTCTCAAGAACCATTCCTAGAGCCCACTTGGCGGGCACGTCTGACGTATCTATCCATCCAACAGCCATTGTGGTGAAACTCGGAATTGCTATGGACTCGCTAATGTTGAGAAATTCGAAAAGTCCCTTCAGCTCTTCCATTCTACTGCGCTCATACGAGGGTTTATCGAAGATTATTACCCTGTATGAGACCTTCGCAAGGGAAAATCCTAGAGTATTGGAAGGGCCATCGCCCGTTTTGACCCATCCCAGTGCCTCGGCTTTTTTGACCATGTCCTCCAGCTTTCCCGTGGCCCCAACATACTTCCCGCCCCCTTCAATGCACCCTGCTGAGAGCACTAGAAGGATCATTATGAGCGGAACGGCAGCCCTTTTCATGCCCAATCCCCCAGATAAAGAAATTCTTCGGATTATTATCTTTTTCCTTACTTTTTATCACCACACAAAACTTTATAGCCAGTATCCCAAACCACGACCCGGTGGTGAGGATGGTTTACAAAGAGGTTCAGGAAAAGGTAAAGCTCGCACTGCGTCAAGCTCTTAACGAAATGCTCCGAGAGGCTGGAAAGGAGTGGGAGGGAGATATAACCTTCGACGACACCCCCAACATCGAACTCGGCGACTTTGGAACGGCAGTCTCATTCCAGCTGGCGAGGGTCTTCAGGAAAGCGCCGAAGCTGATAGCCGAGGAGCTCGTTGAGAGGGTGAGGGGAAAACTTCCAGAGGAAATACGGGACGTTAAGGCCGTGAACGGCTACATAAACTTCTACCTCGACTATGAGTTCTTTGGAAAGGCCCTCGTTAGGGAGATACTTGAGAAGGGCGAGAAATACGGTGAGAGCGAAGTTGGGGCTGGAAAGAAGGCCATAGTCGAACACACATCAGTAAACCCGACGAAGCCGCTCCACATGGGGCACGCGAGGAACGCCGTCCTCGGAGATACAATGGCGAGGATAATGAGAAAGCTAGGCTACACCGTCGAGGTTCAGAACTACATTGACGATCTCGGCGTTCAGTTCGCCCAAGTTCTATGGGGCTACCTCAACCTGAAGGAGGAGTTCGAGAGGATTGAAGCGGAGCTACGCGAGAAGGGCCTGAAGGAGGAATTCATAGACCACGTAATGGGCCTGCTCTACGTTGAGGTCAACAAAAGACTTGAGGAGAACCCGGAGGTTGACAAGGAAGTCCGCGAGCTTATGAAGAAGCTCGAAGAGGGCGACAACGAGATAGCCGAGATTGGAAGGAAGCTCGCGGAGAGGGTTGTCAGGGCCCAGATGCTAACTACTTACCGCATGGGTATAGCCTACGACCTCCTAAGCTGGGAGAGCGACATAATGAAGAGCGGCATCTTCGGCGAGGCCTACGAGCTGATAGAGAAGAACGAGAACTTCTTCTGGGCTACGGAGGGCAAGTACAAAGGAGCCTTTGTGATGGACCTGAGGAAGCTCTTCCCAGACATGAAGAACCCGTTTCTGGTTCTCAGGAGGAGCGACGGGACGGCGACCTACACGGGTAAGGACATCGCTTACCATCTCTGGAAGTTTGGGAAGGTAAAGGCGGACATGCTCTACAAGATATGGGACAGGGTTGGGAACCACGAGACGTGGACGACTGCTCCCGATGGAAAGGAGATGCCAGGGAAGTTCGGGAAAGCAGATATAGTCATCAACGTCATCGGTGCCGAGCAGAAGCATCCGCAGATGGCCATAAAGTACGCTCTCCAGCTCCTTGGCTTTGAGGATGCCGCCGAGAACTTCCACCACCTGGCTTACGAGCACGTTGTAAGGCCCGAGGGCTCGTTCTCAGGAAGGAAGGGGACGTGGGTCGGCTTCACCGTTGATGAGGTTCTCAACGAGGCCGTCCAGAGGGCGAGGGAGCTCGTTGAGCAGAAGAACCCGAACCTGAGCGAGGAGGAAAAGGACAGGATAGCCGAGGCCGTCGGGGTTGGGGCCGTCCGCTACAACCTCGTCAAGTACAGTCCGGACAAGGTGATAACCTTCCGCTGGGATGATGTTCTCAACTTCGAGGGCGACAGCGCTCCCTACCTCCAGTACGCCCACGCCCGCTGTGCTTCGATCCTGAGAAAGGCCGGAGAGAGCGGAATGAAAGCTGACTGGGAGGCCCTGCTTGAGAAGGCCGACTTCTCAAAGCTGACCAGCAGGGAGAAGGAGCTGATAAAGTTCCTTGCGAAGTTCCCGGAGGTTCTCCAGAGCGCCGGCAGGGACGTCAAGCCACACATCGTTCCAGCATACCTCAACGACCTCGCGAGCCTCTTCAACAAGTTCTACATGGATCACCCAGTGCTCAAGGCTGAGGAGGGAATTAGGGAGGAGCGCCTGCTACTCGTATTAGCTGTAAAGCAGGTTCTCAAGAACGGTCTTGATGTGCTCGGAATAAAGGCGCCGGAGAGGATGTGAGTTCTCTTCCATTTCTTCCTTTTCTGCCTATATCCAGATATCGGTAGCGATACTAAGTATCGAGGGACAGTACTTAGTGAGAGCCTGACTAGCCTATATAACCCCAATCCTAAAATACCCCGTTGATGTAATCCCCTTGGTGATTTCATGCACGGCGTAATTGTGCCCCTCGTAACTCCCTTCAATGAAGACTACTCGATAGACATATCAGCTCTCGAAGAGCACATAGATTACCTCCAGAAAGTTGGAGTCCATGGGATATTCATAAACGCCACCACTGGAGAGTTTACGAGCCTCAGCAGGGAGGAGAGGAAGTTTTTGGCTGAAAAAGGGCGCGAGCTTGTAAGTTCAGCTTTCTACCTCGTTGGAACTGCATCGTCGAACACATTCGAGGTTATTGAACTTACAAAGCATGCCCAGGGCATCGGAGCGGACTACGCGGTCATAACACCGCCCTACTACTGCCCTCTCAACGAGGAGGCCCTGTTCGAGCACTACTCGATGATAGCGGAGAAAACCGACATCCCACTCATACTCTACAACATCCCCTCCTGCGCCAATTCTCTTAGTGTTCCGCTCGTCAAGCGCCTCGCTCTGGAGTACTCAAGCATCGCCGGCATCAAAGCTACGGTGGACAGCGTGAACTACATCCGGGACATTCTCCTCGAGGTCAAGGGCGAAAGGGAGGACTTTAGGGTCTTCACGGGCCTCGACCAGCACTTCCTCAACACGCTGATTCTCGGCGGCGACGGCGGGATAATGGCGTGCGCGAACTTTGCACCGGAGCTCCACATCCGCCTCTATAATGCCTTCAACGAGAAGCGCTTTAATGAGGCCTTTGAGTACGCGAGAAAGCTAATCAAACTCTCAAAGGTCTATGACGTCGCTTCGTCCTTCGGCTCCGCGATAAAGCTCGCAATGAAAGTGAGGGGCTTCTCGATAAAGCCCGTCCTCAGGCCGCCCTACGTTATTGACGGAAAGGAAGTCGAAGAAAAGGTGAGATCCCTTGTGGCAGAGGTTCTAAACCTGGAATCAGATGTAGTCGAAACATAAAAATACCTCCTGGTAGATACCACTAGACGGTGAGAGTATGGAAAAGACCACTGATGCACGCATCGAGTATATTCCATCTGAACTGGAGAGGCTCAAAGTCCACATCCAGAGACTTGAGTCTATGCTCGTCCCACTCGTGAAGGGCGAAGTTCCCGAGGACGAGCTCAAAGAGATAGAAATGGAGGCGAGAAGGTTCAAGGAGGAAAGCGAGGAGTGGATTGATGCCGAAGAGCTCGAGAAAATCTTGGAGGATGAAGAATGACGTTCAGAGTTAAAATCAGAAAGGAGGTCATAAAAGAGCTGAAGAAAATGCCCAAGGCTCATCTCAACAGATTTCTGGAGCTAAAAGACATCCTTTAGTATGATGCCGTTCCAAGGGACAGGTTTGACATCGCGAAGCTGAAGGGCTCCGATGACCTAGATATATACAGAGTTAGACTCGGCGAATATCGCGTTATTTACTCTGTAAACTGGGAAGAAAGAGTGATCCTAATCCATCGGCTTAAAAGAAGAGGAGAAGCGTATAAATAGCTCACTGAATCTTGTACCTCAGGAATGCCCCGAGGCCGCCGAAGGCCTTGTAGAACTGCTGGCCTTCCTCGGTGTCGAGGGAGATTATCTCCACGTCCGCCCCGCTCTCCTCAGCCATCTTTATGAGCTCCTCGGCGACATCCCACTTCTCGAAGGTTATGTTCTGACTGCCGCACTTCGGGCAGTGGGTGAGCCTCTTCCTATAAACGTGGAACTCCTGTTCGCTCATGGTCTTTACCTCTTCCCAGCCGCAGTTGTTGCACTTCGCCCTAACGCGAACCTTGTCGTAGCCCTCGCTGATGAGGAGTTTGTCAACTGCCCCAAGCTCAAGGGCCTTCCTGACTTCCTTCTCACCGTAGGCTATCATACCAGTGTCCTTGACGAGGTGCCTGAAGAACTCCTGGATGAGATGGCGCTCCTTCACGGCCTCGTGGTCCCTAAGGATGTCGCTGGCCTTCTCGACGAGCTCCTTGAGGCCGTACTCGCCGCTGTAGCTTATGTCAACGACGCCGATTATCTTCTTCCTGAGCTCGTGGTGGAGGTAGTCCCCCTCAACGAACTCCTCCTTCGTCGGTCCTGGGCCTCCGATGATTATGCCTTTGAGTTCACCCTTCTCAAGGAGAGGCAGGAAGGCCTTGTTGGCGTGCTCCCCAATCCTCTTCATGAACTCATGGGTTTCCTGCTCGCGAATCCTCTCGTAACGTCTCGCGGACTGACCACCGGCGCGGGTCTTTCCTGGGACGTTCGAGGTAAGCTCGTCTATGACCTCTATTCTCTTTCCGCGGAGGAGACCTATTGTTGCCTCATTCTTCTCGACTGTTATCAACCCATAGGCGTCTTTAACGCGGAGCATCTCCTCAAGAGGCTCGGTAACGAAGGTCTGGTCACATCGATAGAGCCTGACGTTGAGCGGCTCTGGAGGGACTATCGCCCAGAGCTTTATGTCGCTGACCCCCTCCTGCTCGCTCACGTTTCCTACGAAGAGGGCTAAACCGTTCTCGGGCGTCTGCTTGTAGAGCTTTAGGTGCTGCATTGCTCTTTCAAGTGCCCCAAGGACGTTCTTTCGGGTTGACTTGCTCTTGATGTTCTGGGCGGTTCCGTATTCCTCCCTAAGCTGTTGCATGACCTTGTTTATGTCGTAGCCGGCTGGAATGTAAAGGCTAACGAGCTCGGTTGCACGACCTCGATAGCTCTTCAGCTCCTCTACCTTCTTCTTGAGTTCATACATTTCAGCAGACTTGCGAGACATGAGCATCACCTCTAACCTCTCTCGCTGAAATAGGCAAGAGAATGGTCTTTATAAAGGTTTGGAGCTAAAGGAGCGAGAGCAGGATAACGATGAACGCCCCCGGGATTCCGCCGATAGCTACTATTAAGAGGTTCAGGAGGTTGAGCTGGACGTGAATGATGCCTAGGAAGTTCAAGATGCCGATTATTAGGAGACCTGTTATGGTGTTTATAGCCAGCCACTTGATAACGGCGAGGGTCAGCTTGATGATAACCAACCCTACGGCTATGAGAAGGAAAAGGAGTATCAAGAGTTCAATCATTCTTCCACCTCAGAGTTTTTCGAGGGCTTCCTTGGCTATATCGCCAAGCTTAACCCACTTTTTGCCCTCAAAGGGCAGTATCACTTTGTCCTCGACATCAACGAGCTCCTTAACCTTGTCCGAGAGCTCGCGCAGGCCCAGCTCACCCACAACCATGAGGGCGAAGCCCTTCTGGTTTTTGTCGCCTGTATCGAGTTGTTTTCCAAGCTCATCAACTATCCACGCTCTGTACCTGTCTAAGAGTTCTGGATATGTCTTAACGATTGCATAGGCAAGTGTCATTGCGTTCTCTCTGACGTAGCTGTTCCTGGACTCTATGAGGCTTAGAATTTTCCTAAAGGTCTCCTCGTTGAAGTGGCCCTTGATAATGTCAGGATTGCTCTTTACGAGATTGGTTATCGTGAGGAGAGCATCTCCAACAACTCCGGGATTATTTGACGACAGTAGTTCAAAGAGGGCCTCTCTAATCTTCTTGTCCTTCACAGCCTCCTGAAGCAGAAGGTCGAACTGGCTTTCCTCAAGCATCTTTTGAACTTTACTCTTCTTGGATCCAAACGAGAGGAACGCCATTGGGGGATCACCTTATTTAGGGTTGTCTCTCTAAAGATATAAAGTCTTTTCCCATGAGAGGCAAGTTAGTGGTATGGAAGTAGATACACAACATTATGTTTAGCCTTTTATTAAATATTTAGGATTTACTGGAGTTCAAAGCAGAATCTATATCCTTTCCAACCTCTTTGTTGATCTCTTTAGCAGTTTTAACTTCTAATTCTCCGAGTTTTCTTGCATCTCCATGGATACCGATAAGATGGTGAACTATCCAAGCGACTATTATGAGCATCAATGCTATCATTATTAAGTACTCAATTGAACTCTGAGCAGAACGCCTCGCCATTGGCCAAGCACCACCACAAAAGTTGAAAAGAATTAAAGAATTAAAACTAGCAACAATTCATCCGCTTGTGTTGTTAAGGGCTTGGTCAAGTTCCTTCTGAAGCGCGTCGTTAATCTTCTTCTCGCCAGACTGTATATTCTTGCCAGTGTTTTCACCTGCTCCCCTAAGGTACCTTATGACCACCGCAATTATAATAAGGGCGGCCGCTATCATAAACAGGTACTCGATGGCACCCTGGGCCTTCCTCTTCATTTCACATCACCTCCGAAGGTGTTCTTCAAAAACATAGTTTCCGAAAATCCTTATATAGGTTTCTGCTCAGATTTAAGGATGATACCATCAATATTGGGTAACATACAGAGGTGATCCCATGGAGTTACTTACTTTTTATCACGAATCTTCCAATATTGAGGATTGTACAAGAACCATAGCAGATATGTCGAATAATACCTTGCAATCAAAGTTCGGTTTTATATATTCTTCAAAGATATATCTGAGCTTTGGAGCTTTTATGAACCTCCAAGTTACGTTGCTTCTAAACGAGCGCAAAGATATGTTAAAGGGTCTCATAGCGGAGTACTCATCAGGGAAGAACAGAGAGAACGCTATTAACAAGTTACTAGAAGTCGTAAACTCAAAACTCCCCAGAGATGCCCAGGTTGTGGACTTCGAAGTTGGTACGTATGTGACACCGGTAACTAGGAGAGCCTATGCGGTGGCGGTCGTTGTTTACAACGCTCCATTGGAGCAGAAACCCTTCCAGGAGTTCAGCATGGAGGAGAGGCGGAGACTTATCGGACGAGTTCTCAGAGAGTTCAACTACAACCCAAAGGTGTTAAACATCTCAGAGCTTGCCAGAATGTTCGGGGTGTCGAGAGACTCCATATATTATGACATCCAGCAGATACTAAAGGAGAAATTGTCAAGGAAGGGTTAATCCGTCCAGAGTGGTCTTGGAGTTGCCGTAATCACGAA
This region of Thermococcus stetteri genomic DNA includes:
- a CDS encoding DUF354 domain-containing protein, whose protein sequence is MKVWVDITNAPHAHFFKGLIRELENSGYEVIITTREFDGLTGILDMLGFDYYVVGKHGGATLEGKLLASSERVYKLSKLIIEEKPDLAIYKHSAEAPRVAFGLQIPSIGFIDNETAVGQNKLIAPFTRLLLYPKAIDAYELIKCGADPNGMRPVNGFSELAHLYGFKPERKVLKELDLKRNGYIVMRTEPIKANYFNGDIKSILEDIIPLLPDFPIVLFPRTEEQRKRFERFDNVIMPEKPVDSLSLIYYARLMIGAGGTMNREAIALGTPTISTYPGKVLAVTRWLVELGVKFHSTDPLEVARMAERMIEMNGSYRNYIRSVVSGLENPMEVILKEIEAYETEGTFLVSPEVGNVGSYISLDKRGD
- a CDS encoding stage II sporulation protein M, producing MSRISRYFLYLLAVFFVGIAVGLAYSKTRPGAAIEYMERLARQFGGISDDPFKNFVKIFLNNAKVALLVIVAGLFFGVGSGFVIFANGFIVGLVVGVLKERGIPVKTLILGLVPHGIIEVPAILLAGAAGMCWYRRIIDEEDKGKGFKEGALRALRLYLVVLVMLLIAAFIEAYVTPNVANLG
- a CDS encoding lipoate protein ligase C-terminal domain-containing protein is translated as MKHHIGEHKARKGLIRIEFDEKDGRAEHVRITGDFFIHPEEAVQELESRLEGHRLDELEGIIDEFFAMRLDVEMPYINVEDFKIALKKALEG
- a CDS encoding arginine--tRNA ligase is translated as MVYKEVQEKVKLALRQALNEMLREAGKEWEGDITFDDTPNIELGDFGTAVSFQLARVFRKAPKLIAEELVERVRGKLPEEIRDVKAVNGYINFYLDYEFFGKALVREILEKGEKYGESEVGAGKKAIVEHTSVNPTKPLHMGHARNAVLGDTMARIMRKLGYTVEVQNYIDDLGVQFAQVLWGYLNLKEEFERIEAELREKGLKEEFIDHVMGLLYVEVNKRLEENPEVDKEVRELMKKLEEGDNEIAEIGRKLAERVVRAQMLTTYRMGIAYDLLSWESDIMKSGIFGEAYELIEKNENFFWATEGKYKGAFVMDLRKLFPDMKNPFLVLRRSDGTATYTGKDIAYHLWKFGKVKADMLYKIWDRVGNHETWTTAPDGKEMPGKFGKADIVINVIGAEQKHPQMAIKYALQLLGFEDAAENFHHLAYEHVVRPEGSFSGRKGTWVGFTVDEVLNEAVQRARELVEQKNPNLSEEEKDRIAEAVGVGAVRYNLVKYSPDKVITFRWDDVLNFEGDSAPYLQYAHARCASILRKAGESGMKADWEALLEKADFSKLTSREKELIKFLAKFPEVLQSAGRDVKPHIVPAYLNDLASLFNKFYMDHPVLKAEEGIREERLLLVLAVKQVLKNGLDVLGIKAPERM
- a CDS encoding dihydrodipicolinate synthase family protein is translated as MHGVIVPLVTPFNEDYSIDISALEEHIDYLQKVGVHGIFINATTGEFTSLSREERKFLAEKGRELVSSAFYLVGTASSNTFEVIELTKHAQGIGADYAVITPPYYCPLNEEALFEHYSMIAEKTDIPLILYNIPSCANSLSVPLVKRLALEYSSIAGIKATVDSVNYIRDILLEVKGEREDFRVFTGLDQHFLNTLILGGDGGIMACANFAPELHIRLYNAFNEKRFNEAFEYARKLIKLSKVYDVASSFGSAIKLAMKVRGFSIKPVLRPPYVIDGKEVEEKVRSLVAEVLNLESDVVET
- a CDS encoding DUF5646 family protein, with product MEKTTDARIEYIPSELERLKVHIQRLESMLVPLVKGEVPEDELKEIEMEARRFKEESEEWIDAEELEKILEDEE
- a CDS encoding type II toxin-antitoxin system RelE family toxin; translation: MYRVRLGEYRVIYSVNWEERVILIHRLKRRGEAYK
- the prf1 gene encoding peptide chain release factor aRF-1, whose translation is MSRKSAEMYELKKKVEELKSYRGRATELVSLYIPAGYDINKVMQQLREEYGTAQNIKSKSTRKNVLGALERAMQHLKLYKQTPENGLALFVGNVSEQEGVSDIKLWAIVPPEPLNVRLYRCDQTFVTEPLEEMLRVKDAYGLITVEKNEATIGLLRGKRIEVIDELTSNVPGKTRAGGQSARRYERIREQETHEFMKRIGEHANKAFLPLLEKGELKGIIIGGPGPTKEEFVEGDYLHHELRKKIIGVVDISYSGEYGLKELVEKASDILRDHEAVKERHLIQEFFRHLVKDTGMIAYGEKEVRKALELGAVDKLLISEGYDKVRVRAKCNNCGWEEVKTMSEQEFHVYRKRLTHCPKCGSQNITFEKWDVAEELIKMAEESGADVEIISLDTEEGQQFYKAFGGLGAFLRYKIQ
- a CDS encoding pro-sigmaK processing inhibitor BofA family protein, whose amino-acid sequence is MIELLILLFLLIAVGLVIIKLTLAVIKWLAINTITGLLIIGILNFLGIIHVQLNLLNLLIVAIGGIPGAFIVILLSLL
- a CDS encoding class III signal peptide-containing protein gives rise to the protein MKRKAQGAIEYLFMIAAALIIIAVVIRYLRGAGENTGKNIQSGEKKINDALQKELDQALNNTSG